A stretch of Syntrophobacterales bacterium DNA encodes these proteins:
- the accD gene encoding acetyl-CoA carboxylase, carboxyltransferase subunit beta, producing the protein MGLFRKKESETKPHKEIDIEKEIKKAVREESLWIKCSSCQELLYKKEVERNQSVCLKCSYHFPITVETRVSLTFDKGSFAELFKKIEPVDFLRFKDTKPYKNRLQETQEATKKKDSLYCGKGKIGGIEVLVAIFDFTFMGGSLGSVAGEKITRIMEEGADKKIPTILFCSSGGARMQEGIMSLMQMSKVSGAIYRLKSAGVPYISVLTDPTLGGVTASMGMLGDIIIAEPKAMIGFAGPRVIKDTIKEELPKGFQRAEYLLEHGMIDMIVPRKELKQKLYTLLSLVT; encoded by the coding sequence ATGGGATTATTCAGAAAGAAAGAAAGTGAGACTAAGCCTCACAAAGAAATAGATATTGAAAAAGAGATAAAAAAAGCGGTTCGCGAGGAATCGCTTTGGATTAAATGCAGCTCGTGCCAAGAACTCCTGTACAAGAAAGAGGTGGAACGTAATCAGAGCGTCTGTCTGAAGTGTTCGTATCATTTTCCTATTACGGTTGAAACCAGAGTATCCCTTACCTTTGATAAAGGGTCTTTTGCGGAGCTATTCAAAAAAATAGAGCCTGTAGATTTTCTCCGGTTTAAGGATACAAAGCCTTACAAGAACAGGCTCCAAGAGACCCAAGAGGCGACGAAGAAAAAGGATTCGTTATACTGCGGCAAAGGAAAGATAGGAGGGATAGAGGTTTTGGTTGCTATATTCGATTTTACCTTTATGGGCGGCAGCCTTGGGTCCGTGGCTGGTGAGAAAATTACGAGAATCATGGAGGAGGGGGCGGACAAGAAAATACCCACGATCCTTTTTTGTTCTTCGGGGGGGGCGAGAATGCAGGAAGGCATTATGTCCCTTATGCAGATGTCTAAAGTGTCAGGTGCAATTTACAGGCTGAAATCTGCTGGTGTTCCGTATATTTCAGTGCTCACGGACCCGACTCTCGGAGGGGTGACCGCGAGTATGGGTATGCTTGGAGATATCATCATTGCCGAGCCGAAGGCGATGATAGGTTTTGCTGGCCCAAGAGTGATCAAGGATACCATAAAAGAGGAGTTGCCCAAAGGCTTTCAGAGAGCTGAATACCTCCTAGAACATGGCATGATTGATATGATAGTACCGAGAAAAGAGCTGAAACAGAAGCTTTACACGTTGTTATCGCTGGTTACATGA
- the mfd gene encoding transcription-repair coupling factor, producing the protein MYNPGKNGFIYLKGKIGSFVSFFLSRIDRKTVLFYETDGEALLLKEELEFFTGRDVHLFPPYSNKVFEKEDEMKRTGFLSHLASDDAFFGLFPYSAINHPLSPVQAFEDQKRQISFGDTVFREDLIQHLDKMGYELTTLVREEGEYAKRGSIVDAFPPSYGKPVRIEFLGDEILSLRSFDPLTQRSHGELEKCNLVPVKTNGGEEAALSDYFDDNMVFVHKGLQNLLLVVENVNHKEQLRQRCLSGLNINVSGIEGDESDTLIEAVSNEDLRLLLETKKSEMFRILSEKMTREWHKYRYVYIFASSMRQGERLRDIFKNYGISLPILNAISFSTRERESGIVIGPLRRGFRTSDIVLLTEEDIVGPKKRVVKKRKSNGIDEFITSFKDLQTGEWVVHVEHGIGVYKGLTELKVAGYTKDFLQIEYQDSDKLYVPIDDLHLVQKFIGGEKAKPKIDRLGSQSWKTTKRKVRKQVEDIAKELLEIYAEREMAEGYAYPPEDELFREMESRFEFEETEGQSEAIEAVLNDLKSAKPMDRVICGDVGFGKTEVAIRASFKVVIENRQVALLVPTTILAQQHFKTFQGRFVDYPINIEMLSRFRSREEQKHIVERVKKGSVDIIIGTHRLLQKDLAFRDLGLLIIDEEHRFGVKHKELLKQARKNVDVLTLSATPIPRTLYMATSGIRDLSVINTPPLDRLAVKTSVVKFKDNLIHKAVMKELERGGQVFFVHNFIHNIGVVHNHLSKLVPDARIVVAHGRMDGKTLEKIMFDFIDRKYDILLSTNIIESGLDISNVNTIFINNAHKMGLAELYQLRGRVGRSTKQAYAYLLVPKDETLKKDSLLRLKIIEELSELGSGFHVANYDLEIRGAGNLLGKEQSGNINLIGFELYCLMLEDAITNLKHEGTGVRREEEIVPEINIPVDAFIPDTYIEDPAQKLLIYKRLSKVRSGSELIEMENELKDRYGEVPGPLENLLEIISLKALLFHLKIKKIEHSSKQFMLHVTERTPINMENLLHLVREGKEKIKLLPDGRIIIETEKKGRDAIVFTRNILMRIVTI; encoded by the coding sequence ATGTATAATCCTGGCAAGAATGGGTTCATTTACCTAAAAGGGAAAATCGGTTCGTTCGTCTCTTTCTTTCTCTCCCGCATCGACCGCAAGACGGTGCTCTTTTATGAGACAGATGGTGAAGCGCTGTTACTGAAAGAGGAACTGGAGTTTTTCACAGGAAGAGATGTCCATCTTTTCCCTCCGTATTCGAATAAAGTATTCGAAAAAGAGGATGAAATGAAGAGGACAGGTTTCCTCTCGCACCTGGCCTCGGATGATGCTTTTTTCGGACTGTTTCCCTATAGCGCCATAAACCATCCTTTGAGTCCCGTTCAGGCATTTGAGGACCAAAAGAGACAGATCAGCTTCGGCGATACAGTCTTTCGGGAAGACCTCATTCAGCACCTCGACAAAATGGGATACGAACTTACGACTCTCGTGCGCGAGGAAGGGGAATACGCAAAAAGGGGCAGCATCGTAGACGCATTTCCTCCTTCTTATGGAAAGCCTGTGCGTATAGAGTTCCTGGGAGATGAGATCCTTTCTTTGCGCTCCTTTGATCCCCTTACACAAAGATCTCACGGGGAGCTGGAAAAATGCAACCTCGTGCCGGTGAAGACCAACGGCGGAGAAGAAGCTGCTCTTTCCGATTACTTTGACGACAATATGGTCTTTGTCCATAAGGGGCTCCAAAACCTCCTCCTGGTCGTAGAAAATGTGAATCATAAAGAGCAGTTGCGACAGCGATGTCTGTCAGGTCTCAATATTAATGTGTCCGGCATTGAAGGCGATGAGTCCGACACATTGATTGAGGCGGTTTCGAATGAAGACCTCAGACTGCTCCTTGAAACAAAAAAGAGTGAAATGTTCAGGATCCTTTCGGAAAAGATGACAAGAGAGTGGCATAAATACCGGTACGTCTATATTTTTGCCAGCAGCATGCGCCAGGGGGAGCGGCTCAGGGATATTTTCAAGAACTATGGCATTTCTCTACCTATATTGAATGCCATCTCTTTTTCGACACGAGAAAGGGAGAGTGGCATAGTAATAGGGCCTCTAAGGAGAGGATTCAGGACATCAGATATCGTTCTCCTCACCGAAGAAGATATCGTAGGCCCGAAGAAAAGGGTGGTCAAAAAGCGGAAAAGCAACGGTATCGATGAGTTTATTACTTCTTTCAAGGACCTCCAAACAGGTGAATGGGTGGTCCATGTAGAGCACGGCATTGGAGTTTACAAGGGACTTACTGAGTTAAAAGTCGCGGGGTATACCAAGGATTTTCTTCAAATAGAGTATCAGGATAGCGATAAGCTGTACGTTCCCATTGATGACCTTCATCTGGTGCAGAAATTTATTGGCGGCGAGAAGGCCAAACCGAAGATCGATAGACTCGGATCACAATCCTGGAAAACGACGAAAAGGAAAGTCAGAAAACAGGTAGAAGACATCGCCAAAGAACTTCTCGAAATTTATGCAGAGAGGGAAATGGCTGAAGGCTATGCGTATCCACCTGAGGATGAGCTTTTCAGAGAAATGGAGTCCCGGTTTGAGTTTGAAGAGACGGAAGGGCAGTCCGAAGCCATCGAGGCTGTTCTCAATGATCTGAAGAGCGCAAAGCCGATGGACCGTGTCATATGTGGAGATGTAGGATTTGGAAAAACGGAGGTGGCCATCAGGGCATCTTTTAAAGTCGTCATCGAAAACCGGCAGGTAGCCCTTCTCGTTCCTACCACGATCCTCGCCCAGCAACATTTCAAAACTTTTCAGGGAAGATTCGTCGATTACCCGATAAACATCGAAATGTTAAGCAGATTCAGGTCCAGAGAAGAGCAAAAACACATCGTGGAGAGAGTAAAGAAGGGTTCAGTAGATATTATAATAGGCACACATCGGCTGCTCCAGAAAGACCTCGCCTTCCGGGATCTTGGTCTCCTGATAATCGACGAAGAACACAGGTTCGGCGTGAAACATAAGGAATTGTTGAAACAGGCAAGAAAGAACGTGGATGTCCTTACTCTGAGCGCAACACCAATTCCGAGGACTCTCTACATGGCAACATCCGGCATAAGAGATCTGAGTGTTATCAATACCCCGCCCCTCGACAGGTTAGCGGTGAAGACTTCTGTGGTCAAGTTCAAGGACAACCTGATCCACAAGGCTGTGATGAAGGAGTTGGAGCGAGGGGGACAAGTGTTCTTCGTCCACAATTTCATTCATAATATAGGGGTCGTGCACAACCACTTGTCGAAACTCGTCCCTGATGCGAGAATTGTCGTGGCTCACGGCAGGATGGACGGCAAGACCCTTGAAAAGATCATGTTCGACTTCATCGATCGGAAATATGATATCCTCCTCTCGACCAATATCATTGAGTCCGGCCTCGACATTTCTAACGTGAATACCATATTCATCAATAACGCCCACAAGATGGGCCTTGCCGAATTATACCAATTGAGAGGCAGGGTCGGAAGGAGCACAAAGCAGGCATATGCGTACCTACTGGTCCCAAAAGATGAAACCCTGAAAAAGGATTCGCTTCTCAGACTCAAAATCATTGAGGAGTTATCGGAGCTCGGCTCAGGCTTCCATGTGGCAAATTACGACCTTGAGATAAGGGGGGCGGGCAACCTTCTGGGAAAGGAACAGTCGGGCAATATAAATCTTATAGGCTTTGAGCTCTATTGTCTCATGCTTGAGGACGCCATCACCAACCTCAAACATGAGGGGACCGGGGTCCGGCGCGAAGAGGAAATCGTACCGGAAATCAACATCCCCGTCGATGCATTCATCCCCGACACGTATATTGAAGACCCTGCCCAAAAACTCCTCATATACAAAAGACTCTCCAAAGTGCGAAGCGGGTCTGAGCTCATAGAGATGGAAAACGAGTTAAAAGACCGATATGGTGAAGTTCCGGGACCACTCGAAAATCTTCTGGAAATCATTTCTCTCAAGGCTCTCCTATTCCATTTGAAAATCAAGAAGATAGAACATTCCTCAAAACAGTTCATGCTTCACGTCACGGAACGCACACCCATCAACATGGAAAATCTGCTTCATCTCGTGAGAGAGGGAAAAGAGAAGATCAAGCTTCTTCCTGACGGAAGGATTATAATCGAAACGGAAAAGAAGGGCCGTGACGCAATTGTGTTCACCAGAAACATATTGATGCGTATTGTTACAATATGA
- a CDS encoding lytic transglycosylase domain-containing protein, with protein sequence MNALRKAAAASIPLTVLLCFTYGHFHQVKISTPHEATKEQIVQKIIQHMENESVSFEDEALWSSAEIIYEESRQKRIDYRLVLAVMKVESNFQHDAVSNRGARGLLQLMPSVAKFIAKDAGIQWHGVKTLDEPTKNIKIGIHHLSSLLDDFESLNLALHAYHVGPTRLKEILSEQHKPDKKFLNLVLKEYKNNKASLPEPNLL encoded by the coding sequence ATGAATGCTCTCAGAAAAGCAGCAGCCGCGTCCATTCCCCTTACCGTGCTCTTATGTTTTACTTATGGACATTTCCATCAAGTCAAGATTTCGACTCCCCATGAGGCCACAAAAGAACAGATTGTCCAAAAAATAATCCAACACATGGAAAACGAAAGTGTGAGCTTCGAAGACGAAGCACTCTGGAGTAGCGCAGAGATTATTTACGAGGAATCAAGACAGAAGCGTATAGACTACAGGCTCGTACTGGCAGTCATGAAGGTAGAGAGCAATTTCCAGCATGACGCGGTATCCAACCGTGGGGCAAGGGGACTCCTTCAACTGATGCCTTCGGTGGCCAAATTTATTGCAAAAGACGCGGGAATTCAATGGCATGGAGTGAAGACCCTTGACGAGCCTACGAAGAATATAAAGATAGGCATCCATCATCTTTCTAGTCTGCTTGATGACTTTGAAAGTCTGAATCTCGCCCTTCATGCGTATCATGTGGGACCCACCAGACTAAAGGAAATTCTCTCGGAACAGCATAAGCCTGACAAGAAATTTCTCAATCTCGTTCTTAAGGAATACAAAAATAATAAAGCCTCCCTCCCCGAACCCAACCTCCTTTAA